From Candidatus Eisenbacteria bacterium, the proteins below share one genomic window:
- a CDS encoding dCTP deaminase — protein sequence MIKSDKWIRRMCREHGMIEPFEEKQVRERTISFGVSSYGYDLRIADEFKIFTNINSTIVDPKEFDSKSFVDYKGDVCIVPPNSFALGRSVEYFRIPRRTMTICVGKSTYARCGIITNVTPLEPEWEGHVTLEISNTTPLPARIYANEGIAQVLFFESDEDCSVSYKDKKGKYQSQRGVTLPRV from the coding sequence ATGATCAAGAGCGACAAGTGGATTCGGCGCATGTGCCGCGAGCACGGAATGATCGAGCCCTTCGAGGAGAAGCAAGTGCGCGAGCGGACGATCTCCTTCGGGGTCTCTTCCTACGGCTATGACCTCCGGATCGCCGATGAATTCAAGATCTTCACGAACATCAACAGCACGATCGTCGATCCGAAGGAGTTCGATTCGAAATCGTTCGTCGATTACAAAGGGGACGTCTGCATCGTCCCACCCAATTCGTTCGCGCTCGGCAGAAGTGTCGAGTATTTCCGCATACCACGCCGCACGATGACGATCTGCGTCGGGAAATCGACCTACGCCCGGTGCGGGATCATCACCAACGTGACCCCGCTCGAGCCGGAATGGGAAGGACACGTGACGCTCGAGATCTCGAACACCACGCCCCTTCCGGCCCGCATCTACGCCAACGAGGGCATCGCGCAGGTCCTGTTCTTCGAGAGCGACGAGGACTGCTCGGTCTCGTACAAGGACAAGAAAGGCAAGTACCAATCCCAGCGGGGTGTCACGCTCCCGCGGGTCTGA
- a CDS encoding 3-hydroxyacyl-CoA dehydrogenase, whose product MAEGSIRSVVVVGAGVMGRGIALASARAGLKTSVIEPSDAATQSARADLDRILERSREKGELDEDAARATRERLAWGSSYDAVGGADLLIEAVPESLAIKAEVYKSVAPRLKPESVIATNTSSLSITELAATSDRPARFVGMHFFNPVHRMRLVELVRGLETSAETLALAEGAARAMGKETVVVRESPGFVTSRINVLIGNEAFAMLESGVASARDIDKALKLGLNHPMGPFELVDLVGLDTRLSILEYLHRTLGDRFRPSPLLIQYVKAGRLGRKVGRGVYDYPS is encoded by the coding sequence ATGGCGGAAGGATCGATTCGAAGCGTTGTCGTGGTCGGCGCGGGAGTCATGGGGAGGGGTATCGCCCTTGCCTCGGCTCGCGCGGGTCTCAAGACGAGCGTGATCGAGCCGAGCGACGCGGCGACCCAGTCGGCGCGCGCGGACCTCGACAGGATCCTCGAGCGCTCGCGTGAGAAGGGGGAGCTGGACGAAGATGCGGCCCGCGCCACGCGGGAGCGGCTTGCGTGGGGCAGCTCCTACGACGCCGTCGGAGGGGCTGACCTCCTGATCGAGGCCGTACCCGAGTCGTTGGCGATCAAGGCGGAGGTGTACAAGAGCGTCGCGCCGCGCCTCAAGCCCGAGAGCGTCATCGCAACGAACACCTCCTCGCTCAGCATCACGGAGCTTGCGGCGACATCGGACCGCCCGGCCCGATTCGTCGGCATGCACTTTTTCAACCCTGTCCATCGAATGCGGCTCGTCGAGCTGGTGCGGGGCCTGGAGACGAGCGCGGAGACGCTCGCCCTCGCCGAGGGGGCCGCGCGGGCGATGGGCAAGGAAACGGTGGTCGTGCGCGAGTCTCCTGGATTCGTGACGAGCCGGATCAACGTCCTGATCGGGAACGAAGCCTTCGCGATGCTCGAGTCGGGGGTCGCTTCGGCCCGCGACATCGACAAGGCCCTGAAGCTCGGGCTCAACCACCCCATGGGACCCTTCGAGCTGGTCGACCTGGTCGGCCTGGACACGCGCCTCAGCATCCTGGAGTATCTGCATCGAACGCTGGGCGACCGGTTCCGGCCTTCCCCGCTCCTCATCCAGTATGTGAAAGCGGGCCGCCT
- a CDS encoding DoxX family protein yields MKSIFSTTATNWQLPLRLALFLVFWMHGAQKVLGMYHGPGLQGFAGYVASMGMPSFLGYVAAFTEFLGAFSMLLGFLTRFFALGLAINMLVAIVTTHWKWGFFLNWMGEAGRGHGYEYPLTLLLVSLALLIGGAGNLSIDRMIAGKRTPAA; encoded by the coding sequence ATGAAATCCATTTTCTCCACGACCGCGACGAACTGGCAACTCCCGCTTCGATTGGCGCTCTTTCTCGTCTTCTGGATGCATGGGGCGCAGAAAGTGCTCGGCATGTATCACGGCCCCGGCCTGCAGGGATTCGCGGGCTACGTCGCCAGCATGGGAATGCCCTCATTCCTGGGATACGTCGCCGCCTTCACCGAGTTCCTCGGCGCGTTCTCCATGCTCTTGGGATTCTTGACGCGATTCTTCGCGCTCGGGCTCGCGATCAACATGCTGGTTGCGATCGTGACCACGCACTGGAAGTGGGGCTTTTTCCTGAACTGGATGGGCGAGGCCGGCCGGGGACATGGCTACGAGTATCCCCTGACGCTCCTCCTCGTTTCGCTGGCGCTCCTGATCGGCGGCGCGGGGAACCTGTCCATCGACCGGATGATCGCCGGGAAGCGGACCCCAGCAGCTTGA
- a CDS encoding M1 family metallopeptidase, which yields MSIDSVSADGIPASVAMNETVARVDLPRPLMPRDSVTLALRFEVQVPKPFARFGHVGDSYSAGQWYPKVAVYDDLGWHADPYHYLSEFYGDYAVFDVAITLPDRFWVGATGVLRGAEGGDNQIPLAEYETDRDSVTVHLRAVLSDSLRSRWPRTMLAVESDLAPPPGIEKRPVEVKREKGATLRVPRGAPVHYTYSWVETEKESQEEADAQGRPGPLHLILAWRSTTLVDTLRSLARASTPKDSILPSLKTLRFHADRVHDFAWVASPNYVRSDTAWNGVAIRALAFREDQDRWRDQKAFAVSAMAFMSREVGPYIWPTLTSAESQVGGGAMEYPMLIMNEPDLPSPWAARLDVTIAHEVAHNWFYGMLGSDERAHPWLDEGFTQYMEDRYGDWKYPRGLFQRRKLIPWASPLRGFFLDENRYLSRAYARDEQPMTTPADAYHGFASYAVGAYSKPAMMLYALRGHLGDSTFGEFIGEYYRSNLLGHPRPADVVKAAERASGRDLGGWFRPWLEGTGTAEIGLDNRNGLPPLRFKPLFDFSSSEALTFLYGPMIWHGNAEGARLGLWTAGRYLPSSDFPEGILDAGGRIVFGTRRGALAWSARVGRRLGAFGARGRLAFEGARDEGLLRSGIRVGNLATAPSRRHPFRAWQLSLDYRDRYDLAPVDPRYWSPGRGLHGKASFTLDTQGPRRAERVSLDLRGGSSAFRSNDDPEFTYERASIEARQELDLLPRGNAHVSWRFFAGSTFHRPPRELLFDAGEGSRVDSLDRFYLNDRGPLLASGHYLLAGGGGLRGYRGRAALGKRAWGAGADVGLPGTPVTVFADLGRIEGAGGDLVGRALADAGIAFVAGPLRIAIPFWVGRPEPGQSPWRVRWLASVESFPISF from the coding sequence ATGTCGATCGATTCGGTCTCGGCCGACGGCATCCCCGCGTCGGTCGCGATGAACGAGACCGTGGCGCGGGTGGACCTGCCTCGGCCCCTCATGCCTCGGGACTCGGTCACCCTCGCGCTCCGATTCGAGGTCCAGGTTCCCAAGCCCTTCGCTCGGTTCGGCCACGTCGGGGATTCCTACTCCGCTGGGCAGTGGTACCCCAAGGTCGCGGTCTACGACGATCTGGGGTGGCACGCGGATCCCTACCACTACCTGTCCGAATTCTACGGAGACTACGCCGTCTTCGACGTCGCGATCACGCTTCCCGACAGGTTCTGGGTCGGCGCGACCGGGGTCTTGAGGGGCGCCGAAGGAGGCGACAATCAGATCCCGCTCGCGGAGTACGAGACCGACCGCGACAGCGTGACCGTGCACTTGCGCGCGGTCCTTTCCGATTCGCTCCGGAGCCGGTGGCCGCGGACTATGCTCGCGGTCGAGTCCGATCTCGCCCCGCCCCCAGGCATTGAAAAAAGACCGGTCGAGGTGAAGCGGGAGAAAGGCGCGACGCTCCGGGTGCCCCGCGGGGCGCCGGTCCATTACACCTATTCGTGGGTCGAAACCGAGAAGGAATCGCAGGAGGAGGCGGACGCGCAGGGAAGGCCGGGTCCCCTTCATTTGATCCTCGCGTGGCGCAGTACGACGCTCGTCGACACGCTGCGGTCCCTCGCGCGGGCGAGCACGCCCAAGGACAGCATCCTTCCCTCACTCAAGACCCTCCGGTTTCATGCCGACCGCGTCCACGATTTCGCCTGGGTGGCGTCCCCCAACTACGTCCGCAGCGACACCGCATGGAACGGGGTCGCGATCCGCGCCCTCGCATTCCGCGAGGATCAGGATCGCTGGCGCGACCAGAAGGCGTTCGCTGTCTCCGCGATGGCGTTCATGAGCCGCGAAGTCGGCCCGTACATCTGGCCCACCCTTACGAGCGCCGAAAGCCAGGTCGGCGGGGGCGCGATGGAGTATCCGATGCTCATCATGAACGAGCCGGATTTGCCGTCGCCCTGGGCCGCGCGGCTCGATGTCACGATCGCGCACGAGGTGGCGCACAACTGGTTTTACGGGATGCTGGGGAGCGATGAGCGCGCCCACCCATGGCTCGATGAAGGCTTCACACAGTACATGGAGGACCGCTACGGCGACTGGAAATACCCCAGGGGGCTGTTCCAGCGACGGAAGCTCATCCCCTGGGCGAGCCCCCTCCGGGGTTTTTTCCTGGACGAGAATCGCTACCTCTCCCGCGCCTACGCGCGGGATGAGCAGCCCATGACCACACCCGCGGACGCTTATCACGGCTTTGCGAGCTACGCAGTCGGCGCCTACTCGAAGCCCGCGATGATGCTGTACGCCCTGCGCGGCCACCTCGGCGACTCTACGTTCGGCGAGTTCATCGGCGAGTACTACCGCTCGAACCTTCTCGGGCATCCCCGACCGGCCGATGTGGTGAAAGCCGCCGAACGCGCCTCGGGGCGCGATCTCGGGGGGTGGTTTCGGCCCTGGCTCGAGGGGACCGGGACGGCGGAGATCGGCCTCGACAACCGGAACGGTCTGCCGCCGCTCCGGTTCAAGCCGCTCTTCGACTTCAGCTCCTCGGAGGCGCTGACGTTTCTCTACGGGCCGATGATCTGGCACGGCAATGCTGAGGGCGCGCGGCTCGGCCTCTGGACGGCGGGGCGGTATCTTCCTTCGAGCGACTTCCCCGAGGGGATCCTGGACGCGGGCGGGCGTATCGTATTCGGCACGCGGCGCGGCGCCCTCGCGTGGAGCGCCCGGGTCGGGCGGCGGCTCGGCGCTTTCGGCGCCCGTGGGCGGCTCGCGTTCGAAGGGGCTCGCGATGAGGGCCTTCTCCGGAGCGGGATCCGCGTGGGCAACCTCGCCACGGCCCCCTCGAGGCGCCACCCGTTTCGTGCCTGGCAGCTTTCGCTCGACTACCGGGACCGTTACGACCTGGCACCTGTCGATCCACGCTACTGGTCGCCCGGAAGAGGGCTTCACGGCAAAGCTTCCTTCACACTCGATACGCAGGGTCCGCGCCGCGCCGAGCGCGTGAGCCTCGACCTCCGCGGCGGATCCTCTGCGTTTCGCTCGAACGATGATCCCGAGTTTACCTACGAGCGCGCCTCCATCGAAGCGCGTCAAGAGCTGGATCTCTTGCCGCGTGGAAACGCGCATGTCTCCTGGAGGTTTTTTGCCGGCTCGACGTTCCATCGCCCGCCGCGCGAGCTGCTCTTCGACGCCGGCGAAGGAAGCCGCGTCGATTCGCTCGACCGCTTCTACCTGAACGACCGCGGGCCCCTTCTGGCCTCCGGGCACTATCTCCTCGCCGGAGGAGGCGGGCTCAGGGGTTATCGCGGGCGGGCGGCGCTGGGGAAGCGCGCGTGGGGCGCCGGCGCGGACGTCGGGTTGCCCGGGACCCCGGTCACGGTCTTCGCCGACCTGGGGCGGATCGAGGGGGCCGGGGGAGATCTCGTGGGCCGCGCCCTTGCCGACGCGGGGATCGCGTTCGTGGCGGGACCGCTCCGGATCGCGATCCCTTTCTGGGTCGGCCGCCCCGAGCCGGGTCAAAGCCCGTGGCGCGTGCGCTGGCTTGCCTCGGTCGAATCGTTCCCGATTTCATTCTGA
- a CDS encoding SelT/SelW/SelH family protein, translated as MAAELKKQLGVESKLIAGGGGVFEVSADGKVIFSKKSVGRFPESKEIIGALQKTT; from the coding sequence TTGGCGGCCGAGCTGAAGAAACAGTTGGGTGTTGAATCGAAGCTGATCGCCGGCGGTGGAGGTGTGTTCGAAGTTTCCGCGGACGGAAAAGTCATCTTCTCCAAGAAATCGGTAGGCCGATTCCCCGAGTCGAAGGAAATCATCGGAGCGCTCCAGAAGACCACGTAA
- a CDS encoding response regulator, translating to MAESKGTVLVVDDEESILQVASDILNYLGYSVVTSPSGQEAVDRLLQGARPDLVLLDVIMPGMDGVETFRRLREIEPNLPILISTGYAERSAVESLAEESVTGFVNKPFAIETLAKRLEQILG from the coding sequence ATGGCCGAATCCAAAGGCACGGTCCTCGTCGTCGATGACGAAGAATCGATCCTACAGGTAGCCTCCGACATCTTGAATTATCTCGGATACTCCGTCGTGACCTCACCGTCGGGCCAGGAAGCCGTGGACCGCCTGCTCCAGGGAGCGCGGCCGGACCTCGTCCTCCTCGACGTGATCATGCCCGGCATGGACGGCGTCGAAACCTTCCGGAGGCTCCGCGAAATCGAGCCGAACCTCCCGATCCTGATCTCCACGGGATACGCGGAGCGGAGTGCCGTGGAGTCCCTGGCCGAGGAAAGCGTGACCGGATTCGTGAACAAGCCCTTCGCCATCGAAACACTCGCGAAGCGGCTCGAACAGATTCTAGGTTAG
- the miaB gene encoding tRNA (N6-isopentenyl adenosine(37)-C2)-methylthiotransferase MiaB — translation MERRLYIETYGCQMNVADSELVLGQLGRAGYRRVESADEADVILVNTCAIREHAEQRIYGRLGELTRHKLRRPGVVLGVAGCMAQHLRAKLIERVPQLDLVVGPDGYRRLPELIDEAREEPTLAVRLSRVETYGDLVPARADGVRAWVSIMRGCDKFCAFCIVPYVRGRERSLPVGEVLRQVEHAAAEGFREIVFLGQTVNAYRDGAVDFAELLARANRVEGIARIRFTSPHPSDMSDRAIEAIAACEKVSPHVHLPLQSGSDSVLERMRRTYTMEEYGTLVGNIRRAVPGVALSTDIIVGFPGETAEDFEATRAAMERIGYESAFIFKYSPRPGARSAEWPETVDEEEKTRRITLLIEQQKGISLLKNQADIGSVVELLVEGPTKRNPAEWFGKSAHFKTTVFPHRGERVGDLISVRVAAATPHALLGEGVRAATFATIEDVTV, via the coding sequence ATGGAGCGGCGACTCTACATCGAGACGTACGGCTGCCAGATGAACGTGGCCGATTCGGAGCTCGTGCTCGGTCAGCTCGGCCGGGCAGGGTACCGCCGGGTCGAGAGCGCGGATGAGGCGGACGTGATTCTCGTGAATACCTGCGCGATCCGGGAACATGCGGAGCAGCGGATCTACGGCCGCCTGGGCGAGTTGACGCGGCACAAGCTGCGCCGCCCCGGCGTGGTGCTTGGCGTCGCGGGCTGCATGGCGCAGCACCTTCGCGCCAAGCTCATCGAGCGCGTTCCGCAACTGGATCTAGTCGTGGGGCCCGACGGGTACCGTCGGCTCCCCGAGCTGATCGACGAGGCGCGTGAGGAGCCCACGCTCGCGGTGCGCCTGAGCCGCGTCGAGACCTACGGCGATCTCGTGCCCGCGCGGGCCGACGGCGTGCGCGCGTGGGTGAGCATCATGCGCGGTTGCGACAAGTTCTGCGCGTTCTGCATCGTTCCCTACGTGCGCGGCCGCGAGCGCAGTCTCCCCGTCGGCGAGGTGCTACGCCAGGTCGAGCACGCCGCGGCGGAGGGTTTCCGCGAAATCGTATTCCTCGGCCAGACCGTGAACGCCTACCGCGACGGCGCCGTGGATTTTGCCGAGCTCTTGGCGCGCGCCAACCGCGTGGAGGGCATCGCCCGCATCCGGTTCACCTCGCCCCATCCATCCGACATGAGCGACCGCGCGATCGAGGCGATCGCGGCCTGCGAGAAGGTTTCGCCACACGTGCATCTGCCCCTCCAGTCGGGATCAGACTCGGTGCTCGAACGGATGCGCCGCACCTACACGATGGAGGAATACGGGACGCTGGTAGGGAACATCCGGCGCGCCGTGCCCGGAGTCGCGCTCTCGACCGACATCATCGTGGGCTTTCCGGGGGAAACCGCGGAGGACTTCGAGGCGACCCGTGCGGCGATGGAGCGAATCGGGTATGAGAGCGCGTTCATCTTCAAGTATTCTCCGCGCCCCGGGGCCCGCTCCGCGGAGTGGCCGGAGACGGTGGACGAAGAGGAGAAGACGCGGCGCATCACCCTGCTGATCGAGCAGCAGAAGGGGATTTCCCTTCTCAAGAACCAGGCGGATATCGGATCGGTCGTGGAGCTGCTCGTCGAGGGTCCGACCAAGCGGAACCCGGCCGAATGGTTCGGAAAATCCGCTCATTTCAAGACGACCGTGTTCCCGCACCGAGGGGAGCGCGTTGGAGATCTGATCTCGGTCCGCGTCGCCGCGGCGACGCCGCACGCGCTACTCGGGGAGGGGGTACGGGCAGCGACCTTCGCGACCATCGAGGACGTCACGGTCTGA